From Pectinophora gossypiella chromosome 16, ilPecGoss1.1, whole genome shotgun sequence, one genomic window encodes:
- the LOC126373833 gene encoding fumarylacetoacetase — protein MPSFIEYSAETDFPIQNLPYGVFTSAKNEHKHIGVAIGDWILDLNVISHLFNGPLLKDKQHVFKEQTLNAFMGLTRPHWLEARLTLQSLLDVSNPTLQNDSTLREKAFIKQREAQMHLPADIGDYTDFYSSIHHATNVGIMFRSKENALMPNWKHLPVGYHGRSSSIVISGTPITRPFGQTLPVEGADPHFGPCRLMDFELEVACFVGGPPTQLGERVTARHAEEHIFGFVLMNDWSARDIQKWEYVPLGPFTAKNLGTSISPWVVTVEALTPYIVDNYPQEPPPFDYLRHANNFNFDIKLEVDITTSKSPVPSTVCRSNYRFLYWTVKQQLAQQTITGCNLRPGDLLGSGTISGDTSDSFGSMLELSWKGTKPLRLKNGEERKFLADGDTVILRGYCVNESGRIGFGTCEGKLLPAVPFEDK, from the exons ATGCCTTCTTTCATAGAATATTCTGCTGAAACAGACTTCCCAATCCAAAATCTACCGTACGGCGTCTTCACATCGGCCAAAAAT GAACATAAACACATAGGTGTAGCTATAGGAGATTGGATTTTAGATCTGAATGTGATATCACATTTATTCAACGGACCACTGTTGAAAGACAAACAACATGTTTTTAAG GAGCAAACACTCAATGCGTTCATGGGTCTTACACGGCCACATTGGCTGGAAGCCAGGTTGACCCTGCAAAGCCTGTTGGATGTCTCCAACCCTACTCTACAGAATGATAGTACGCTAAGAGAGAA GGCATTCATAAAACAAAGAGAGGCACAAATGCACCTGCCGGCCGATATCGGCGACTACACCGACTTCTACTCGTCAATCCACCACGCTACGAATGTAGGCATCATGTTCCGCAGCAAAGAAAATGCTCTAATGCCCAACTG GAAACATCTGCCAGTCGGCTACCACGGGCGATCCAGTTCAATAGTGATATCCGGGACGCCCATCACCAGACCATTCGGACAAACGTTGCCCGTAGAAG GGGCGGACCCTCACTTCGGTCCTTGCCGCTTGATGGACTTCGAGCTGGAGGTGGCATGCTTCGTGGGCGGGCCGCCGACTCAGTTGGGCGAGCGCGTCACGGCGCGACATGCAGAGGAGCACATCTTCGGGTTTGTGCTCATGAACGACTGGAGCG CCCGAGACATCCAGAAGTGGGAATATGTGCCGCTCGGCCCGTTCACGGCTAAGAACTTGGGAACCAGCATCTCCCCCTGGGTGGTGACAGTCGAAGCTCTGACTCCTTACATTGTAGACAACTATCCTCAAGAGCCCCCGCCATTTGATTACCTCCGGCATGCCAACAACTTCAACTTCGACATCAAACTTGAAGTCGATATTACGA CATCGAAGTCTCCAGTGCCATCGACGGTCTGCCGCTCCAACTACCGGTTCCTGTACTGGACTGTCAAGCAGCAGCTAGCTCAGCAGACCATCACCGGGTGCAACCTGCGGCCCGGAGACTTGCTGGGTTCCGGGACTATTAGTGGCGAT ACGTCAGACTCCTTCGGCAGCATGTTGGAGTTATCGTGGAAGGGCACGAAGCCTCTTCGCCTGAAGAACGGAGAAGAACGGAAGTTCCTCGCGGACGGAGATACAGTCATACTTCGTGGCTACTGCGTCAACGAGAGTGGCAGAATAGGCTTCGGCACTTGCGAAGGAAAGCTTTTGCCTGCTGTGCCTTTTGaagataaataa